A genomic stretch from Treponema primitia ZAS-1 includes:
- the ileS gene encoding isoleucine--tRNA ligase has translation MYQSVDPKVSFPKLEEEVLAFWEKNDIFKKSISQRDTSEEYVFYDGPPFATGMPHFGHFVPSTIKDIIPRYQAMKGKKVERRFGWDCHGLPVENLIEKELGLNSKTDIEKFGVAEFNEACRTSVLRYVDEWRQVITRLGRWVDFDNDYKTMDPDYMETIWWVMKSLWEKGLLYEGHYILPYCPRCSTVLSNHELNLGGYKDVHDPAITIRFKVSGITAGSPASAQPGLNSLTDGSTYLLAWTTTPWTLPSNLALTLGPDIDYVLVQDAGDVLPAHPQRYILAEARLQAYYKSPEEYTIIWKQKGADLIGIQYEPLFPYFKEAAEQNAFRTYPGDFVSTGDGTGIVHTAPGFGEDDARVLKGTGVPVICPIDAECRFTAEVPDYQGIFVKDADKPIMERLKAEGKLLKREQILHAYPHCWRCGHPLIYRAVGSWFVNIEKIKQDMLDANNQIYWVPEHIKGGRFGKWLEGARDWAISRNRYWGNPLPIWKCPDCGKTICVGSRKELKELSGVEATDLHKHFVDTITIPCKACGGTMRRIPEVLDCWFESGAMPYGQNHYPFENKEFFDSHFPADFINEGLDQTRGWFYTLTILAAAIFKKPAFKNCVVSGLVLAADGKKMSKSLKNYTDPMEVVNAFGADALRLFLIHSAVVKADDLRYSDEGVRDVMKSILIPLWNAYSFYVTYANIDKVSPAGAPDNPANPLDKWILSAAENLTEKVGAALDAYDLSRAVDPILEFIDLLNNWYIRRSRRRFWRSDTEGRSDADKIEAYGTLYDALKTLITVAAPFMPFTTDAIWRNLRQESEKESVHLSDFPVPREARRDRELEFKMAAVQHAVSMGRSLRSQYNLKVRQPLKTVELVTRNPDEKMVLLEMEDIIREELNVKSVVFRDNEEDLVEYQAKANFRVLGKELGKDMKAAAARIEALSQSEIQGLLEGAILSIEAAGRSVDITAEKLDIRRIERAKLRVLNEGTLTVGLDTELTEELSREGDVRDLVRGVQNLRKDTGLEVTDRIALVLFGSDRLKAAWEVFAEYVAAETLAKSVEWAKADGQIPIDTGDIGPAGSDGPTGSGGPSRPEQWLVSLKKV, from the coding sequence GTGTATCAGTCGGTAGATCCTAAGGTAAGTTTCCCCAAGCTGGAAGAAGAAGTCCTGGCTTTTTGGGAAAAAAATGATATTTTCAAGAAATCCATCTCCCAGCGGGATACATCGGAGGAGTATGTCTTCTACGACGGCCCCCCCTTTGCCACCGGTATGCCCCATTTTGGCCATTTTGTACCCAGTACCATAAAGGATATCATTCCCCGGTACCAGGCCATGAAGGGAAAGAAGGTGGAACGCCGCTTTGGCTGGGACTGCCACGGGCTGCCGGTGGAAAACCTTATCGAAAAAGAACTGGGACTCAATTCCAAGACGGATATCGAAAAGTTCGGGGTGGCGGAATTTAACGAAGCCTGCCGGACATCGGTGCTCCGCTACGTCGATGAATGGCGGCAAGTGATTACCCGCCTGGGCCGCTGGGTTGATTTTGACAATGATTACAAAACCATGGACCCGGACTATATGGAGACCATCTGGTGGGTCATGAAGTCCCTCTGGGAAAAGGGCCTGCTCTACGAGGGCCATTATATCCTGCCCTATTGCCCCCGCTGTTCCACGGTGCTCTCCAACCACGAACTCAACCTGGGGGGCTATAAGGATGTCCACGATCCGGCTATTACCATACGCTTTAAGGTAAGCGGTATTACCGCCGGGAGTCCCGCATCGGCCCAGCCCGGTCTGAATAGCCTGACGGACGGTTCTACCTACCTCCTCGCCTGGACCACTACGCCATGGACCCTGCCGTCAAACTTGGCCCTGACCCTTGGCCCGGACATCGACTACGTACTGGTCCAGGACGCAGGTGACGTGCTTCCCGCCCACCCCCAGCGCTACATCCTGGCGGAAGCCCGGCTTCAGGCGTACTACAAGAGTCCCGAGGAATATACCATTATATGGAAACAGAAGGGTGCGGACCTTATCGGTATCCAATACGAACCCCTGTTTCCCTACTTTAAAGAAGCGGCGGAGCAGAACGCCTTCCGCACCTATCCCGGGGACTTTGTCTCCACCGGCGATGGTACGGGCATCGTCCACACGGCGCCGGGCTTTGGCGAAGACGACGCCCGGGTGCTCAAGGGTACCGGGGTTCCGGTTATCTGCCCCATTGACGCCGAGTGCAGGTTTACTGCGGAGGTGCCGGACTATCAGGGAATCTTTGTAAAAGACGCGGATAAGCCCATCATGGAACGGCTCAAGGCGGAGGGGAAGCTCCTGAAGCGGGAGCAGATACTCCACGCCTACCCCCACTGCTGGCGCTGCGGCCACCCCCTGATCTATAGGGCCGTGGGGTCCTGGTTTGTTAATATAGAAAAAATTAAGCAGGATATGCTGGACGCTAATAATCAGATTTACTGGGTGCCGGAGCATATCAAGGGGGGCCGCTTTGGGAAGTGGCTGGAGGGCGCCCGCGACTGGGCCATCAGCCGGAACCGCTACTGGGGGAACCCCCTGCCCATCTGGAAGTGCCCGGACTGCGGCAAGACTATTTGTGTGGGGAGCCGGAAGGAACTTAAGGAACTATCCGGCGTGGAGGCTACGGACCTGCACAAACACTTTGTCGATACAATTACTATTCCCTGTAAGGCCTGCGGGGGAACCATGCGCAGGATTCCTGAGGTGCTGGACTGCTGGTTTGAATCCGGCGCCATGCCCTACGGACAGAATCACTATCCCTTCGAGAACAAGGAATTTTTCGACAGCCATTTCCCCGCGGACTTTATCAACGAAGGCCTGGACCAGACCCGGGGCTGGTTTTACACCCTTACCATCCTGGCGGCGGCGATCTTCAAAAAGCCCGCCTTCAAAAACTGTGTGGTTTCCGGGCTGGTGTTAGCCGCGGACGGCAAAAAGATGAGCAAGAGCCTTAAAAACTACACCGACCCCATGGAGGTGGTGAATGCCTTTGGCGCCGATGCCCTGCGGCTTTTCCTGATCCACTCGGCGGTGGTTAAGGCCGACGACCTGCGTTACAGCGACGAGGGGGTACGGGATGTGATGAAGAGCATACTCATCCCCCTGTGGAACGCCTACAGCTTTTATGTTACCTACGCCAATATCGACAAGGTCAGCCCCGCGGGCGCGCCGGATAACCCCGCCAATCCCCTGGATAAGTGGATACTTTCCGCGGCGGAAAATTTGACGGAAAAGGTAGGCGCCGCCCTGGATGCCTACGACCTTTCCCGGGCGGTGGACCCCATCCTGGAATTCATCGACCTCCTGAACAACTGGTATATACGCCGTTCCCGCCGCCGTTTCTGGCGCAGCGATACCGAAGGCCGTTCCGACGCCGACAAGATCGAAGCCTACGGCACCCTCTACGACGCCCTCAAAACCCTGATCACCGTTGCCGCGCCCTTTATGCCCTTTACCACCGATGCTATCTGGCGGAACCTGCGTCAGGAAAGTGAAAAAGAATCGGTGCACCTCTCTGATTTTCCCGTGCCCCGGGAAGCGCGCCGGGACCGGGAACTTGAGTTTAAGATGGCGGCGGTTCAACATGCCGTTTCCATGGGCCGTTCACTCCGGTCCCAGTACAACCTCAAGGTACGTCAGCCCCTAAAAACGGTGGAGCTGGTTACCCGGAATCCGGACGAAAAGATGGTGCTCCTGGAGATGGAAGACATCATCCGGGAGGAACTGAACGTAAAGTCCGTGGTCTTCCGGGATAACGAGGAAGACCTGGTTGAATACCAGGCCAAGGCCAATTTCCGCGTACTCGGCAAGGAGCTGGGGAAGGATATGAAGGCCGCCGCAGCCCGTATCGAAGCCCTGAGCCAGTCCGAGATTCAGGGCCTGCTGGAAGGGGCCATCCTGTCCATCGAAGCGGCGGGCCGTTCGGTGGATATCACCGCGGAGAAGCTCGATATCAGGCGTATCGAACGGGCCAAGCTCCGGGTTCTGAACGAAGGGACCCTCACGGTGGGCCTGGATACGGAGCTTACCGAGGAACTCTCCCGGGAGGGGGATGTGCGGGACCTGGTCCGGGGGGTGCAGAACCTCAGAAAAGACACGGGCCTGGAAGTAACGGATCGCATTGCCCTGGTGCTTTTTGGCTCCGACCGGCTTAAGGCCGCGTGGGAAGTATTCGCCGAGTATGTGGCCGCCGAAACCCTGGCAAAATCCGTAGAGTGGGCTAAGGCCGATGGTCAGATCCCCATCGATACCGGGGACATCGGACCCGCTGGGTCAGATGGACCTACTGGGTCCGGCGGACCAAGTAGGCCCGAGCAGTGGCTGGTTAGTTTAAAGAAGGTATAG
- a CDS encoding type II toxin-antitoxin system RelE/ParE family toxin yields the protein MVNDWKIYYYEDDNNTVPVKEYIDSLAIRDRAKSLAFIGLLETHGPQLPRPYSDLLEDGIHELRMKLTGTQVRILYFFCYQNSIILTNSFEKHTGAVPKSEIKIAKERRTDFLSRFSESDIRSEDAKLQRPS from the coding sequence ATGGTCAATGATTGGAAAATTTATTATTATGAGGATGATAATAACACGGTTCCAGTAAAAGAATATATTGATTCGCTTGCCATAAGAGATCGTGCTAAATCTTTGGCATTTATTGGCCTTTTGGAAACACATGGCCCTCAATTACCGCGGCCTTATTCTGATTTATTGGAAGATGGTATACACGAATTAAGAATGAAACTTACCGGTACTCAAGTGAGGATATTATACTTTTTTTGTTATCAAAATAGTATTATTCTGACAAACTCATTTGAGAAACATACAGGCGCCGTCCCTAAATCAGAAATAAAAATTGCCAAAGAACGACGTACAGATTTTTTATCCAGATTTTCAGAATCTGATATAAGGAGCGAAGATGCAAAGTTACAAAGACCATCTTGA
- a CDS encoding RluA family pseudouridine synthase, protein MKNITVLFENDQCMVLNKPAGLAVQGGEGVGTSLDSLLSAEYSPRPLLVHRLDKDTSGVILVAKTKEAAALFAGIFARPVSVTFSVQKQYLAVCAGRPTPESGTIETDLEIRGAARKAKTSYRRINGVSHLSDFSLLELELGTGRMHQIRRHLASIGHPILGDDKYGDFALNKRLRKERGLKRLLLHASRLVIPEGLCGFTLDVSAPLPEYFGAFLEGS, encoded by the coding sequence GTGAAGAATATCACCGTACTTTTTGAAAATGACCAATGTATGGTCCTGAACAAGCCCGCGGGTCTTGCGGTCCAGGGCGGGGAAGGGGTAGGTACGTCCCTGGACTCCCTCCTATCCGCTGAATATTCCCCCCGTCCGCTCCTGGTGCATCGCCTGGACAAGGACACCTCGGGGGTCATCCTGGTCGCCAAAACCAAGGAAGCGGCGGCCCTGTTTGCCGGCATCTTTGCAAGACCGGTGTCAGTCACCTTTTCTGTTCAAAAACAGTACCTGGCGGTTTGCGCGGGCAGACCCACGCCTGAGTCGGGGACCATAGAAACGGACCTGGAAATCCGGGGGGCGGCCCGGAAAGCCAAAACCAGCTACCGCCGCATTAATGGTGTCAGTCACCTTTCTGACTTCTCTTTGCTGGAACTGGAGCTCGGTACCGGCCGTATGCACCAGATACGCCGCCACCTTGCCTCCATAGGCCACCCCATCCTGGGGGACGATAAGTACGGCGATTTTGCCCTGAACAAAAGGCTCCGCAAAGAGCGGGGGCTAAAGCGGCTGCTGCTCCATGCCAGCCGGCTGGTCATTCCGGAAGGGCTTTGCGGGTTCACACTGGATGTGAGCGCGCCGCTGCCGGAGTACTTCGGGGCGTTTTTGGAGGGTAGTTAA
- the carB gene encoding carbamoyl-phosphate synthase (glutamine-hydrolyzing) large subunit translates to MTKTIKDTIKKVLVLGSGGLKIGQAGEFDYSGSQALKALREEGITTVLINPNIATIQTSEGMADSTYFLPVTPDYVRQVIEKERPHGLLLSFGGQTALNCGVALDRDGTLYKYGVKVLGTPVKTIEDTEDRELFVERLNEIGALTPRSIAVTDTEAAVEAAEKIRYPVMVRVAYALGGSGSGICRNEGDIRRRCDRAFAHAPQVLVEEWLGGWKEIEYEVVRDRFDNCITVCNMENFDPLGIHTGESIVVAPSQTLSDSEYHKLRRIAIEVIRHLGIVGECNVQYALDPESEDYRIIEVNARLSRSSALASKATGYPLAFVAAKLALGYSLVDIENRITRLTKSCFEPALDYCVVKVPRWDLLKFKNVDVRIGSEMKSVGEVMSIGRSFEEALQKALRMTGIGAPGLAGDDALCGSGLENIRDALVKPTDRRIFIIYRALQEGWTVERIFRLTKIDRWFLYKIANALAAEKDLRALGTNNVDREILARAKSLGFSDARIGDFVGKTEMQIRSIREGFRLRPQIKQIDTLAAEYPAKTNYLYMTYGSSGAGSGAADDVTPSGRGVMVLGSGAYRIGSSVEFDWCCVNAAETARKLGRYSIMVNCNPETVSTDYDMCDRLYFEELSLERVLDIYEREQPEGVILSMGGQIPNNLATKLYDSGVLIYGTSPASIDMAEDRNKFSALLDKLRIEQPEWKELTDLPSAKAFADQVGFPVLIRPSYVLSGAAMNVAWDDETLEKFLNLAADVSPEHPVVISKFIENSKEIEIDAVAKRGEILFHAITEHVENAGVHSGDATVVLPAQRLYLQTVRKIRKISSQIAEALDITGPFNIQFLAQRNRVRVIECNLRSSRSFPFCSKVSRVNMIEMAVRAMLDEPVQKAPSSALDLDWVGVKAAQFSFSRLHGADPVSGVEMASTGEVGCIGTDLNDAFMKALLSVGYRIPKKRILLSTGPIEDKLDFLDSAKALVKMNYELCASRGTAKFLAANGVQAQPLNWPLESKEPNIAQFIKSREVDMIINIPKNNRETELKNDYIIRRMAVDFDIPLFTNIKVARQFIDALSDFRTKGLEIKAWEEYQ, encoded by the coding sequence ATGACTAAAACGATAAAAGATACGATAAAGAAAGTATTGGTGCTCGGGTCCGGGGGCTTGAAGATTGGCCAGGCCGGGGAGTTTGACTACTCCGGGTCCCAGGCGTTGAAGGCCCTGCGGGAAGAGGGCATCACCACGGTGCTGATCAACCCCAATATTGCTACCATTCAGACCAGCGAAGGCATGGCGGATTCTACCTACTTCCTGCCGGTAACCCCGGATTATGTCAGACAGGTAATCGAAAAGGAACGGCCCCACGGGCTCCTCCTCTCCTTCGGCGGGCAGACCGCCCTGAACTGCGGGGTAGCCCTGGACCGGGACGGAACCCTCTACAAATACGGAGTCAAAGTACTGGGTACCCCGGTTAAGACCATAGAGGATACCGAAGACCGGGAGCTGTTCGTGGAGCGGCTCAACGAGATCGGCGCCCTGACGCCCCGCAGTATCGCTGTCACCGACACGGAGGCGGCGGTCGAGGCGGCGGAGAAGATCCGCTACCCCGTGATGGTCCGGGTCGCCTATGCCCTGGGGGGATCCGGTTCGGGGATATGCCGGAACGAGGGGGACATACGCCGCCGCTGTGACCGGGCCTTTGCCCATGCGCCCCAGGTACTGGTGGAGGAATGGCTCGGGGGCTGGAAGGAAATTGAGTACGAGGTTGTCCGGGACAGATTCGACAACTGCATTACGGTTTGTAATATGGAAAACTTCGACCCCCTGGGGATACATACCGGCGAAAGTATCGTTGTGGCCCCCTCACAAACCCTCAGCGATTCCGAATACCACAAGCTCAGGCGCATCGCCATAGAGGTGATCCGTCATCTGGGTATCGTGGGGGAATGTAATGTCCAGTACGCCCTGGATCCGGAATCCGAAGACTACCGTATCATCGAAGTTAACGCCCGGCTTTCCCGGAGCTCCGCCCTGGCATCCAAGGCTACGGGCTATCCCCTGGCCTTTGTGGCGGCAAAACTCGCCCTGGGCTATTCGCTGGTGGATATTGAAAACCGGATCACCCGCCTTACCAAGTCCTGTTTCGAGCCTGCGCTGGATTACTGTGTGGTCAAGGTGCCCCGATGGGACCTCCTGAAATTCAAGAACGTCGATGTCCGCATCGGTTCGGAGATGAAGTCCGTTGGAGAAGTTATGTCCATAGGCCGCAGTTTCGAAGAAGCCCTGCAAAAGGCCCTGCGCATGACCGGCATCGGCGCGCCGGGTCTGGCCGGGGACGACGCCCTCTGCGGAAGCGGCCTGGAGAATATCCGGGACGCCCTGGTTAAGCCCACGGACCGGCGTATCTTTATCATCTACCGCGCGCTCCAGGAAGGCTGGACCGTGGAACGGATCTTCCGGCTCACCAAGATAGACCGCTGGTTCCTCTACAAGATTGCCAATGCCCTCGCTGCGGAAAAGGATCTGCGCGCCCTGGGAACCAATAATGTAGACCGTGAAATCCTCGCCCGGGCGAAGAGCCTTGGCTTTTCGGACGCTCGTATCGGGGACTTTGTCGGAAAAACAGAAATGCAGATACGCAGTATCCGTGAAGGGTTCAGGCTGCGGCCCCAGATCAAACAGATAGATACCCTGGCTGCGGAGTATCCCGCCAAAACCAACTACCTCTACATGACCTACGGCAGTTCCGGTGCGGGGAGCGGCGCCGCCGACGATGTAACCCCATCGGGACGGGGGGTGATGGTTCTGGGATCCGGCGCCTACCGGATCGGGAGCAGCGTGGAATTCGACTGGTGCTGCGTCAACGCCGCAGAAACCGCACGAAAACTGGGACGCTACTCCATCATGGTAAACTGTAACCCCGAAACGGTATCCACCGATTACGATATGTGCGATAGGCTCTATTTTGAGGAGCTTTCCCTGGAACGGGTCCTGGACATCTACGAGCGTGAGCAGCCCGAGGGGGTTATCCTCTCCATGGGCGGCCAGATCCCCAACAACCTTGCTACCAAGCTCTACGATTCGGGGGTCCTGATCTACGGCACCTCCCCTGCCTCCATCGACATGGCGGAGGACCGGAACAAGTTTTCCGCCCTCCTGGATAAGCTGAGAATCGAACAGCCTGAATGGAAGGAACTGACGGACCTGCCCTCCGCCAAGGCCTTTGCGGACCAGGTCGGCTTCCCGGTGCTGATCCGGCCCAGTTACGTGCTCTCCGGCGCCGCCATGAACGTAGCCTGGGACGATGAAACCTTAGAAAAATTCCTGAACCTTGCGGCGGATGTATCCCCGGAGCATCCGGTGGTGATATCCAAGTTTATCGAAAATTCCAAGGAAATTGAGATCGATGCGGTGGCCAAGCGGGGAGAAATACTGTTCCACGCCATCACCGAACATGTGGAGAATGCCGGGGTTCACTCCGGGGACGCCACCGTGGTACTGCCCGCACAGCGTCTCTACCTCCAGACCGTACGGAAGATCCGCAAGATAAGTTCCCAGATAGCGGAAGCCCTGGATATCACCGGCCCCTTCAATATCCAGTTCCTGGCCCAACGTAATCGGGTGCGGGTAATCGAATGTAACCTCCGCTCAAGCCGGAGCTTCCCCTTCTGTTCCAAGGTCAGCCGGGTGAACATGATCGAGATGGCGGTACGGGCCATGCTGGATGAGCCGGTACAGAAGGCCCCCTCCTCTGCGCTGGACCTGGACTGGGTTGGGGTCAAGGCCGCGCAGTTCAGCTTTTCACGGCTCCACGGCGCGGACCCCGTGAGCGGTGTGGAGATGGCCTCCACCGGCGAGGTTGGCTGTATCGGTACGGACCTGAACGACGCCTTCATGAAGGCCCTGCTTTCCGTGGGTTACCGTATTCCCAAGAAGCGGATACTCCTCTCCACCGGCCCCATAGAAGACAAACTGGACTTCCTGGATTCCGCCAAGGCCCTGGTTAAAATGAATTACGAACTCTGCGCTTCCCGGGGTACCGCCAAATTCCTGGCCGCCAACGGCGTGCAGGCCCAGCCTTTAAACTGGCCCCTGGAATCCAAGGAGCCGAACATTGCGCAGTTTATTAAAAGCCGGGAAGTGGATATGATAATCAATATCCCTAAGAACAACCGGGAAACGGAACTAAAGAACGATTACATCATACGGCGCATGGCGGTGGACTTCGACATACCCCTGTTCACCAACATCAAGGTGGCCCGTCAGTTCATTGACGCCCTAAGCGACTTCCGAACCAAGGGGCTGGAGATTAAGGCCTGGGAAGAATACCAATAG
- a CDS encoding bacteriohemerythrin produces MECDVLVEWDDRYSVGIPLIDDQHKELIRLTNELYKGCLAGDEAAHDYFMSAVKGTVDYVKYHFSAEEKLLENAKYPEIADHKRQHEGFIKQILGDVQSYQGGKKFVPNVFVRYLKDWILSHIAVMDKKYAAYILGLKKQGALTSTIGV; encoded by the coding sequence ATGGAATGTGATGTACTTGTTGAGTGGGATGACCGGTATTCGGTGGGTATTCCGTTAATTGATGATCAGCATAAGGAACTCATCAGATTGACCAATGAGTTGTACAAGGGCTGCCTGGCCGGGGACGAAGCCGCTCATGACTATTTTATGAGCGCCGTAAAGGGCACGGTTGACTATGTGAAGTACCATTTTAGCGCTGAGGAAAAGCTCCTGGAAAATGCGAAGTATCCCGAAATTGCGGACCATAAACGGCAGCACGAGGGCTTTATCAAACAGATCCTGGGGGATGTTCAAAGTTATCAGGGGGGGAAAAAATTCGTCCCCAATGTGTTTGTCCGGTACCTCAAGGATTGGATCCTCTCCCATATCGCCGTGATGGATAAAAAATACGCCGCCTATATCCTGGGCCTTAAAAAACAGGGCGCCCTGACCAGTACAATTGGCGTATAA
- a CDS encoding helix-turn-helix transcriptional regulator: protein MQSYKDHLEKELSDPKFKEVFEEEKYLLELGLKITETRKYLGMTQKDLAEKSHVTQQQLSKIENGINCNLLTFIKISSTLGFKIDLSA from the coding sequence ATGCAAAGTTACAAAGACCATCTTGAGAAAGAACTTTCTGACCCAAAATTCAAAGAGGTATTTGAAGAAGAAAAATATCTACTCGAATTGGGCTTAAAGATAACAGAAACCAGGAAGTACCTGGGTATGACCCAAAAAGACTTGGCGGAGAAAAGCCATGTAACCCAACAGCAATTATCCAAAATTGAAAATGGGATTAATTGTAATTTACTTACTTTTATCAAAATTTCATCAACCCTTGGATTCAAGATTGATCTTTCGGCCTAA
- the carA gene encoding glutamine-hydrolyzing carbamoyl-phosphate synthase small subunit, with the protein MKKQARLVLEDGSEFAGWSFGKARSQAGEVVFTTGMTGYPQSLTDPSFRGQILVATYPLMGNYGVPVKPKTAEPFYDEQGIPKHFESPLVQVSGFVVAEACAEPSHFASGASLTNWLEKNNVPGIYGIDTRSLTERLREHGVMQGKILVEGSRDVTMDSGIITHPVAEVSPKEIRRYRSPGTAEGEKLPRIALVDCGAKANILRCFLSRKVELICVPWDSDLRDIEYDGLFLSNGPGDPKACNKTIATLRRAFDQGKPIFGICLGNQIMALAAGADTYKLPYGHRGQNQPCIDTETKRCYITSQNHGYAVRGETLPKGWEPWFINANDNTIEGIRSTKHPFSAVQFHPEGCPGPRDTEYLIDRFLEQVRKTI; encoded by the coding sequence ATGAAAAAACAAGCAAGACTTGTCCTGGAGGACGGGTCGGAATTTGCAGGGTGGTCCTTCGGGAAGGCGCGGTCCCAGGCAGGGGAAGTGGTCTTTACCACCGGTATGACCGGTTACCCCCAGTCCCTGACGGATCCCAGTTTCCGCGGGCAGATCCTGGTGGCCACCTACCCCTTGATGGGAAACTACGGGGTGCCGGTAAAGCCGAAAACCGCGGAGCCCTTTTACGATGAACAGGGCATTCCCAAACATTTCGAGTCCCCCCTGGTCCAGGTTTCGGGTTTTGTGGTGGCCGAGGCCTGCGCAGAACCCAGCCATTTCGCCTCCGGCGCCTCCCTTACAAACTGGCTCGAAAAAAACAATGTTCCCGGCATCTACGGTATTGATACCCGGTCCCTCACGGAACGGCTGCGGGAGCACGGGGTTATGCAGGGGAAAATTCTGGTGGAAGGGAGCCGGGATGTAACCATGGATTCGGGGATTATCACCCACCCGGTGGCGGAGGTTTCCCCCAAGGAAATCAGGCGGTACCGTTCCCCCGGAACAGCGGAAGGTGAAAAGCTTCCCCGTATAGCCCTGGTGGACTGCGGGGCCAAGGCCAACATACTCCGTTGTTTCCTTTCCCGGAAGGTGGAGCTTATCTGTGTACCCTGGGATTCGGATCTCCGGGATATTGAATACGACGGCCTCTTCCTCTCCAACGGTCCCGGGGACCCCAAGGCCTGCAATAAAACTATCGCCACCCTCCGCCGGGCCTTTGACCAAGGGAAACCTATCTTCGGCATCTGCCTGGGGAACCAGATCATGGCCCTGGCCGCCGGGGCGGATACCTACAAACTCCCCTACGGCCACCGCGGCCAGAACCAGCCCTGCATCGACACCGAAACGAAGCGCTGTTATATCACCAGCCAGAACCACGGCTATGCGGTCCGGGGAGAAACCCTCCCCAAGGGCTGGGAACCCTGGTTCATCAACGCCAACGACAATACTATTGAGGGTATCCGCTCAACCAAACACCCCTTCTCGGCAGTACAGTTTCACCCCGAAGGCTGCCCGGGACCACGGGACACAGAATACCTGATAGACCGCTTCCTAGAACAGGTAAGGAAAACAATATGA
- a CDS encoding PTS sugar transporter subunit IIA: MIDDDILTIDEVAKYLRVSERTVYDWAQKGEIPSGKIGTVWRFKKSEIEKWVNDRLSTHTMASPIEAVAVETIISPDRILILNYSTKRDVLLALANNLANAPQVKNRQELVTEILKREELMTTAMGRGIAIPHVRLASVTDLVVSVGISQTDIIDFQALDDEPVRLVFMVAAAYNQHAYYLQTISFFSSRLKNFALRKELLGSQTPNEAYQLLVKHS; this comes from the coding sequence ATGATTGACGATGATATACTTACTATAGATGAAGTAGCGAAGTATCTTCGGGTATCCGAGCGGACCGTGTACGATTGGGCTCAAAAGGGGGAAATTCCCTCGGGAAAAATCGGGACCGTCTGGCGTTTTAAGAAATCGGAGATTGAAAAGTGGGTAAACGACCGTCTTTCTACCCACACCATGGCATCGCCCATAGAGGCGGTGGCGGTGGAGACCATCATTTCCCCGGATCGTATTCTCATCCTTAACTACTCTACTAAACGTGATGTCCTTTTAGCCCTGGCGAATAATCTGGCCAATGCCCCTCAGGTAAAGAACCGTCAAGAATTGGTTACCGAAATCCTCAAACGGGAAGAGCTGATGACCACCGCCATGGGCCGGGGTATCGCTATCCCCCATGTCCGCCTCGCCTCGGTGACGGACCTGGTGGTATCCGTGGGGATAAGCCAGACCGATATTATTGATTTCCAGGCCCTGGATGACGAGCCGGTGCGGCTGGTGTTCATGGTTGCCGCCGCGTACAATCAGCACGCCTACTATTTACAGACCATATCGTTTTTCAGCTCCCGGCTTAAGAACTTTGCCCTTAGGAAGGAGCTTCTTGGCAGCCAAACTCCCAACGAAGCCTACCAGTTACTGGTGAAGCATAGCTAA